Below is a window of Conger conger chromosome 16, fConCon1.1, whole genome shotgun sequence DNA.
GTTACCAATATAATTtttaacagactgtgttgaaagcaacagaaaatgtgttgtccttatAACTAGACGTGGACGTGTTACAAAAATTACACACGCTGATCTGTTTTCAGAGTCAATACGTTTTTTTCAAGTTGATCTAACGTCTCACTTTTTTCAGTGTAACAAGActggtttaaataaaaatgtttggtgAATGTATGATTTTGTGGTGTTCTCTTATTCTTTCGAGAATACCTTCTCTTGTAAAACCGCTGTCAGTCTCTCAAAATAGTTTCTGAGTGTCTCAGTTCTGGCAGAGACGTCGGTGTGGTCAGAACCGTCACTCTCTGGCTTGCTTCGTTCCATCTGAAATAATCATCCATGACCCACCGAACAGacgcattattttttttatccttaTTTAATCCAGATTACAGCAGACTTATCTGCCAATTGTATTTTCACCATCGGAATAGCtataattaatacatttctgtattttagtGGGCacttacacatttgtttttctcaacAAGGTCGTTGATGATATTTTGAAAGTCGTCTAACTTCATTTCATCCCACTCCGTCGGTAAATCGTGGTTTTCAAACAGGGAGTTGATACTGTGCAGAGTTTGATAAACGGCAGTCCGGACGCTGTCGTTCTGCTGTGGTGGGGAAAGGGATCATCATGATGGAAGAGCGCGGTGCAGGTGGACTTAAATGCGACATGTTCGTTCCCACAGCCTCAGGCGAAGGCCGCAGGTTTGAGAGCGCGCTCTTACCTCAGCGGTTCCATTGGACGCAAAAGCGGACCCTGGAAAAGTTATGAGGACATTCTCATTGATGCATTCTCCTGGGAAAGTGCCCCCCTAAAATAGAAAGACAGGGAAAGGATGACCAATAAGTATTTCTTCATTTCAGCAAACTTCAGAGAGGatatgaaaatacatgttttaaaatgtaccatGTCTTTTAGAAGATTGTAGCAGGTCTGAATTCGGGTTCCATCCAGACGACAATTTATCGGCGCACTCAAAACctgtgacacacagagcagggcgcaCAGGCAGGCGATGTTCTCG
It encodes the following:
- the LOC133114917 gene encoding interferon alpha-4-like; translation: MTPENIACLCALLCVSQVLSAPINCRLDGTRIQTCYNLLKDMGGTFPGECINENVLITFPGSAFASNGTAEQNDSVRTAVYQTLHSINSLFENHDLPTEWDEMKLDDFQNIINDLVEKNKCMERSKPESDGSDHTDVSARTETLRNYFERLTAVLQEKNSFCAWEVVRKELVRTLLFILEHKSDSLLWPKRT